The window TTGACGAAATTTGGCGTTGAATGGTGGAAACATTGCTACCATTAGCAAAGCGTTCAATTGCATGTTTTGTTTCATCAACAAAACCTACTCGTTGCTCGGAAAAAGTTGGCAACCGCGAATGATGACCACTAATCGCTGCAACCACCATTAAGGCATCTCGCACATCCCATTCTTGTTCCTTTGCTATAATTAAAGTTAAAAATACAGATAACCCAGTATGTGCTTTATCACTACTATTTCCTTTATAACTCTCTGGATCTTTGATGTATTCCTGAAAGAAATCGGTTGCTTTTCCCAAGTCATGGAATACAGCAGTGCGTTCCATGATGTCTTGAATACGGAATGTAACTGTTCGTGACGAATGTAATTGTTGCAAAGCTCGCATAGCAATCCTGACCTGATCAATATGCTCATGCAATAATAAATGAGGATGAGATCTCAAACTGCTATGCCCTTGGCTCATAAAAACATCACTACCCTTTTGCCAATTTTGTAAGCATCCGAGGTTCTAATCATTATGGGACGCGCATTTGCTTCGAATAAATAATTGTCATGTGTGAATATCCGATTAGGTGTTACAGTTCGCGGCATTCGAAGTAATTGAATGGTAAGTGAGTTATCATATAATTCTTGAAAGTTTATATTAGCTTGTTTCTGACGAATCACATTGCTGACGGCATATACTGCCGGGTCAAGCTTTTGGACCGGTTCTGTATCAATATATTCTATCTCAGCCAGCATCTCGGAAACTCCAAGACATGGTTGGAAATGCCAGCGACGATCCTTTATTCGTTCCTCAAATTCAACATGGTAATTATCGGGCAAGATAGCCCACACATTATAACAAGGGTTAATTAGCCATTCCTGAACAATCAACGTTGCCTGTTCCAATTTGGTATTAGCATCTTGTTTTTGGGTTCTTTTTATTATGTGTTGCAGTGGCGTAGGAGGATCTTTACGAAATTTAGCTTTATGCCAATGAGTTTTTGGCGATTTTCCACTAATCGCAAACTGGACAGGTTCTAGCAATTCTTGTGGTGTATCCTTTTCTAGGCCAAGTACAGCACCAACTATACCTAATAATACAGTCCTGGTAGGTACTGGATAGCTTAATGCACTTGTCCCTGCTTCGGCTTTCAAGAAATGGCCAAACCTACCTGATAAACGAAACTGAATCGCATTTTTCATACAGAGCCAACATCCTTAAGTAATTCTTCAACCTCCAATAACCTCCAATCGACCGGTATATCCTCTAATAGAGAAATATCAGTAGACTTAGCATATCGAATACGTTCAATCCGCTTTTGCTGCCCCTGAATACGTTCATGTAATTTACTTAAATCCACCTTATAATCTTCTGGCGAAGCCCAAACTTTTTCTTCTTTACCAGTAGCAGCTATTAATCTTACGTACTCATGTAAGCGGCCAAACTGAAACTCCTCATCAGCTTTATATTCAATACTAATTAACAAGTGTGGAATTTGGCCCACCTTAGTCCTGGTATTGGCATTAGCACGTACACCGTGCCATAAAGCTTTTAAAAATAAATCATAGTCCTCATCGCTCATCCTTGAAATTCTTGCCGAATGTTCGTTGGCAATACCAGAAAAGCCAATTAAGGCATATCTTAACCCATAATAAACTGTAAATGTTCCTTGGGTCTTGAGCTCATCACTACCAAAAGTAGTAGTACCATGAATATCAACACTCTCTGCTTTATGTAATATTTCCCCCATATTTAATTGTACTGCTCCAGTCATCGTTTTTGGCTCTGGTTTAGGATCCCAATTATCATCTTTTTCTTTTTTAAAAGCAAATGAACTGCCAAATAATCGGGCATCAATAAATGCATTCAACAGAATGTCTACCAACGCTTTTCCTTCAACCTTTTTATTACCAGTAGTATTAAGGTAATGGACCACCCTCCCTGTCAGATTTGTAGTACGCCCTTCAATAGTATCCACTAAAATATCAAACCCACGCATTTTTAAAAAATCCCGTACAAATCTTTTCATACGAACATCAGTCACATAGTATGTACCATCAGGTAAAACTCGAGGGCGGTTTTCATCTGGATCACCATTAGGATTACCCATCTTAATATCATAGAGAAATAAGAATTCCCTGCGTCCTGATAACGTTTTTGTCTTATTTAAAGTCATTTTTATACACTCCCTTATTTATTTTTTATAGATGGAATAATAGTCTCAGTCATGGATTGTCCTAAAAGAAGATAATAGCTTGTTTGAACCTCGTCAAGGCAAATGTTATCACCTAAATTTATTCCTAATCGTCCTATTTCAGCTACTAATTTTCGAACCTTCTCATTTCCTTCAATATCATAAGCAAAGCTTTTATCTCTTATTTTATTATATAGCTCTGGTAAATCTCTTCCTTTTAATGTAAGCCGCTTTAACCAAGTCAGCGCATTGGCACCAACATTAACACCCTTTGCTCCCTGTACCTGCAATACTTTACCGTATAATACACCTAATAAGAAAGCATAAGCTTTATCAGGACTATCAATGCCGCTTTCCGGGCCAAAATAAGGTCTAAGTTCCAGCATTGTTGGTTCAAAATAAGAAGTTTCCATTCTAAATATCCCTACCTTTTTAAAGTAATACAACCACCAGTTTACATATTTTATCCAACCCGCTGCTGTCAAATATGGACCCTTTTTACCCAAACCCTCATATAATAGTCCATATTGCCCGTCAGTTTTTTCAATAGCCTCCAGCCAATACCAACGTGCTGTAAGCAAAAATTCACCCCAAAATCTGTCCTTTTCCATCAAGTTTCCATGATAAACGTTCTCAGCTAATAACCGTTTTAATTGAAATAACCGTTGACTGGCATTGACACTTTTGGCCCTTTTCCCGCCGGGTCGTTTAAAAAGAGGTTTTAATGCTTGTAATGATAATTTTGGTGTTAAATTAATTTTTGAGTTATCTAGCTGGATAGCTGGAAACAATGCATGTTTCCAAAACAGGGATTCTGTATTAATCTCTGAGAGTTCGCGTAATCGGCTAGGTAACACGTGCTCTATTGTTCCAACAACATTTTCAATGTTTTGTCCAATATCCACCCACAATATCGATAAGTTTAAAATGCTTTTTTCCTCTTTTAACATATCAAGCAGCCAATCTTCATCGAAAGTAACATTGTCGCCCATAGATTGTATATAACGTGTAACCTGCTCTAATACTTCAATCCGTGTTTCTGGCAGTGTACCAGGTAAAAATATCGGTACTACAAGAGCATTTTCACCAGCAATCTTTGCTGTGTAAGGTATTTTGTCCTTTTGGGGACCTCTCTTTTTTAAAACATGGTTTTTATAGATATATAATAGATCCGCGCATGCTCCGCACAAACTATACCCTTTCCAGGCTTGTTTTACATCAATACCCGGAAAAGCGCCCGCTCTGTCAGGATTTTTTATATTGATTCCCGCCCCTTTTAATCCATTGGGAAACACTAAAACATTCGATGTATTGCATAAGTAACACATCTGGTTTTCCTTGGCTGGTGAGCTAGATGTAACATACCGCTCCCCTGCTAACTTTTCTTTTAATAAATACTTAATATATACAAGTTGTTCACCAGGGTATTTTCCATCAGGTGTTTTAATAGTAAGAAAAACTGTGCCAGATTGTGGGCCAATCTTATCAACTACACAAGCTAGTAAATTTTTATATTTATTTTCTGCCCAATCTACCTTCGTCCCATCTAAAAATTTGATTTCTTTATACTCTAATAACATAATAATGTCTTGAAAATACCGACTCCAGGGTTTTTTCGAATCTGCAATCTCCTTAAAATAATTAATTGTTGTTTCTAAGATTTTTTCTGAAGGTCCAGCTCCTTTATCTTTACTATAACTACGCTTTATTACTGGACCTACTTGGGCACTCTGGGAGCCAGAAGGTTTAATAAATGGTAGTTTGTCCGCTGTACAACCGCTAGCACTATTGCTTACAGTTACGTCTTGTACTGAAACACTGACAACATCTTCCGCATCTTTTTCTATTACATATACTTTTTCAATTCTTCCACTGTCTTCTACAAGAAGAGAAAATAATTTATGTGGCTCGTTGTTACGTAAGGACAAATACCAGTTTTCAGGATCCACAGGAATATTTGTATTACAAAGTTCCTGCACTAGATAATCCAACCCCAAGGTCCGCATACCTACAAGCAAGTTACCAACCTCCTCTCAAAATTGTTCATTTCCACTCACTACCATCTCCACACAGCCAAATCCCTGAGCGTTCTTCCCTCCCAGTCCCCCGTCCACCGCCATCTGCAGCAGTTCCGTGGGCCCGGTCAGTTCCATCAGGCCGGAGTAGCCTTTGATAATGGTTCCTTTGTAGTTGACCAGGTTCATCTTTAGATTGCCGGTTTTTCTTACCTTGACTTCCCCGGGCGGGGCTTCCCGGTTGAAAAAGGCCTGGTATTTCTTGCGCAGGTTGTTCTCAATCAGCCCGCTATAATCCGGGTCTCCGGGCTGAAAGTAGCAGGTGTATTTCCGTCCGTCCAGCCGGCGCATGGTGCTGTAGGCTACCACCGGGGATAGGGTTCTCAGGAGTACCTTTTCTCCCCGTACGGTGAACTGCCGGACGGTGACGGCTTTGACTTCCGCAAAGTGGCTGCCCAGCCGGATTTGTCCCCGGGTCAGGAACCCGTTGGCAATGGACTGGCAGAAATCGTTTACCGGGGAGGAAAGGGTCAGGCTCACATCCCCGGTGAACCGGAGGGTGTTTTTGTCCCGATTGGCCTCAAACCGTCCGCTTACTCTGGAGAATGTAAACAGCTTAAACCTGCGGCTGCCGCTTTCATAGCCTTTATCATGCAGAAAAACCGCCAGTTCCGGATCAATGGTTCCGTATACTGCGGCTTGTACTAAATGATTATAGTGAACCGGCAATTCCAGTTCTTTTTGTGGGGTCAGGGTAATAAACAGGTGCATCCTTGATCACCATCCGGGAATGAATTTTCTTTCGTATGATACCAATATCAATGGTAAGGATATTTTAGACAAATACTTCAAAACCTCTCCTTATTTTATCAAAATATTGAGTCAGAAAAGCTAAAAACGTGTCGAACGGTAAAATAATTATAATGCAAAAGGGAAGCACTCCCGGAGAATGCTTCCCTTTGATTTACACTATTTTTTCAATCCGAACCGCACAAATTTTAAATTCCGGTATTTTGGATACCGGGCAATGGGCCGGGTTGGTCAGCTTGTTGATGGCCGCCTCCGGGAAATGGAAGGAGGCAAAGACCATGCCTTGGGGGACTGTTGCCGATATATTTACCGACATTTGCACTTCTCCCCGCCGGGAGATCACCCGCACCTTGTCCCCGGTGCACAAATCCAGGGCTTCGGCGTCGCCGGCATGGATGTCCAGTTTCTCCGACCCGCAGACTTCAACCAGACCGGTGCGCAGGGTCATGGTGCCGGTGTGGTAGTGCTGTAGGCGCCGTCCTGTGTTGAGCAGCAGCGGGTACTGGGGGTCCGGCAGTTCTGCGGGGGGCAGATATTGCACCGGGTGAAATTTGCCTTTCCCCCTGCTAAAGGTTTCTTTATGCAGGTAAGGGGTACCGGAATGTTCCCTGGAGGTACAGGGCCATTGGATGCCTCCCTGTTCCAGGCGGTCATGGGTGATTCCTCCGTAGGATGGCGTCAGAGAGGCCATTTCTTCAAAGATTTCCCGGGGGCTGTTGTAGTTCATAGGATAACCCAGGGCGGCGGACAGGGAACAGAGAATTTCCCAGTCCGCCTTGGCGCCGTTGACCGGTTCAACCGCCTTCCTTACCCGCTGCACCCTGCGTTCGGTGTTGGTAAAGGTCCCGTCCTTCTCGGCAAAACTGGCCGCCGGGAGGATGACGTCCGCCAGCTTTGCGGTTTCCGTCAGGAAAAGATCCTGCACCACTAGAAAATCCAGGTTCTTTAGCGCCTTTTCCACGTGATTGGCGTCGGCATCCGACAGCACCGGATTTTCCCCGGCAATGTACATGGCTTTGATTTTTCCTTGGGAAGCAGCCTCTATCATTTCCGTTGCCGTCAGTCCGGGCTTGCCGTCCAGAGAAACACCCCAGGCCCGGCTGAACTTGCGGCGGCATTCTTCATCCGTTACCGGTTGGTAGCCGGTAAATACATTGGGCAGGGCTCCCATGTCACAGGCTCCCTGGACGTTATTCTGGCCCCGCAGGGGGTTGATGCCCGTTGAGGGCTGGCCGATCTGCCCGCAGAGAAGCACCAGATTAGCCGCTGCCAGAACATTATCGGTGCCGCTGACATGCTGGGTTAAACCCATGGTATATAAAAGGGAGGCTTTTTCCGCCCGGGCATAGCCCCGGGCGGTTTCCCGGATGGTTTGGGCGGGAATGCCCGTCACCTCTTCCGCATATTCAGGCGTATATGCCCGGACCCCTTCCCTGAGTTCCTCCAGGCCTTCGCATCGTGCCTGAACGAACTCCCGGTTCCATAGTTCTTCTTCTAAAATAACCTGAACCATACTGTTCAGCAGAGCGATATCGGTACCGGGATGCAGTTGCAGGTGTTGCCCGGCCAGTTCCGCCAGTTCGGTCTTCCGGGGATCCAGCACCACCAGTTGGGCCCCCTGTTGGACCGCCCTGCGGATACGGTGGGCGATGATGGGATGGGCCTCGGTGGTGTTGGTGCCGATGGCCAGGATAAAGTCCGCCCCGGCAATTTCATCAATGGAGTTGGTCATAGCCCCGCTCCCCAGTGCTGCCGCCAGACCGGCGACGGTAGGGGCGTGTCAGAGGCGGGCGCAATGGTCAATATTGTTGGTCCCAATGACCGCCCGGGCCAGTTTATTTAAAAGATAGTTCTCTTCATTGGTGATGCGGGCTGAGGCCAGTATTCCGACGGAGTCACCGCCATGGTTGCTTATGGTTTCTTTAAGCCTCCGGGCGATTTCTTCCAAAGCCTCGTTCCAACCGGCTTCCCGGAGCTGCCCTTCTTTGCGGATCAACGGGCTGGTTAACCGTTCCGGGTGGTGAATAAAGCGGTAGCCAAATCTTCCCTTTACACACAGGTGCTTCCCGTTAATACCCGAGCGGGCGGCGGTTACACCTACAACCCGGCCTTCTTTTACTTGTAAGTTCAGTTGGCAGCCCACGCCGCAGTAAGGGCAGGTGGTGGTAACGGCAGTAAGGTCCCACCTGCGCCCCTGTCCCGCCATTTGTTTTTCTCCCAGGGCTCCCACCGGGCAAACTTCAAGGCAGGAACCGCAAAAAACGCAGTCGGAGTCCTGCAGGCCGCCGTCTAAAGGAGCCGCCACCCGGGCCTGAAAGCCCCGGAAGGCAAAATCCACGGCGCTGCGGCCCACTACTTCTGCGCAAACCCGGACACATTTGCCGCACAGGATGCATTTGTTCATATCCCGGACAATAAAGGGATTGCTGTCATCCAGGGGCAGCGAACGGGCATCCCCCGCAAAGCGGCCCTTGCGCACCCCGTACCGGTAAGCGTAGTCCTGCAGGGCGCAGGCGCCGCATTTTTCACAGGTCATGCAATCCTCCGGGTGATTGGCCAGCAGTAATTCCAGAATGGTGCGCCGGGCCTCCAGAACCCTTGGGGAATCTGTAAAAACTTCCATCCCCGGCCGGATCTCGGTGACGCAGGAGGCAGGCAGGCTGCCCCAGCCGGCCACCTCCACCACGCAGATGCGGCAGCCGCCATAGCGGGACAGTTCCGGGTCGTGACAAAAGGTGGGAATGGCTAAGCCCAGCTTCCCGGCAGCCTCCAGGATGGTGCTTCCTTTAGGCACGGACACAGGCCGGCCATTGATGGTTAATGCAATCTCAGACATTTGGCTCCCCCTCCTAAGACCTTACAACTGCCTTGAATTTACAGCGGGTCAAGCAGCTTCCGCAGCGAATACATTCACTGTGATCAATGACATGGGGCTGTTTTTTCTCCCCGTGGATGGCTTGAACCGGACATATTTTTGTACAGAGGCCGCAGCCCCGGCATTTTTCCTCGTCAATCCGGTAGCTGACCAGTTCGGAACAAACTCCGGCGGGACAGCGCTTGTCCACAATATGGGCCAGGTATTCCTCCCGAAAATATTTCAGGGTGGATAACACCGGGTTGGGACAGGCCTGCCCCAGCCCGCACAGGGAGGTGTTTTTTACCACCCGGCAGAGCCTTTCCAGATTGTCCAGGTCTTCCAGGGTGGCACTGCCCTTGCACATGCGCTCCAGTATTTCCAGCATGCGCTTGGTGCCTTCCCGGCAGGGAGTACACTTGCCGCAGGATTCAGCCTGGGTAAAGGCCAGGAAGAACCGGGCCACATCCACCATGCAGGTCTCTTCATCCATAACCACCATGCCGCCGGACCCGATGGTGGCTCCGGCAGAAGACAGGGAATCAAAGTCCACCGGCAGGTCCAGATGCTGGCGGGTCAGGCATCCCCCGGAGGGGCCCCCCAGTTGGACCGCTTTAAACTCTTTGCCCCCCCGGATGCCCCCGCCGGTTCCAAAAATGATGTCTCTCAGAGGAACGCCCATGGGCACCTCCACCAGGCCGGAGTTGGTTACCGCTCCGCTCAGGGCAAATATTTTGGTGCCGGGGGATCCTTCGGTTCCGATTTTTTTGTATTCTTCCGCTCCCAGGCGAATAATTAAAGGCACATTGGCCAGGGTTTCCACATTGTTCAGGACGGTGGGCTGATTCCACAAGCCCTTCTCGGTGGAACGGGGAGGCTTCACCCGGGGCATTCCCCGGTTGCCCTCAATGGAGGCCTGAAGGGCCGTGCCTTCCCCACACACAAAGGCCCCC is drawn from Desulforamulus ruminis DSM 2154 and contains these coding sequences:
- the cas6 gene encoding CRISPR-associated endoribonuclease Cas6, whose translation is MHLFITLTPQKELELPVHYNHLVQAAVYGTIDPELAVFLHDKGYESGSRRFKLFTFSRVSGRFEANRDKNTLRFTGDVSLTLSSPVNDFCQSIANGFLTRGQIRLGSHFAEVKAVTVRQFTVRGEKVLLRTLSPVVAYSTMRRLDGRKYTCYFQPGDPDYSGLIENNLRKKYQAFFNREAPPGEVKVRKTGNLKMNLVNYKGTIIKGYSGLMELTGPTELLQMAVDGGLGGKNAQGFGCVEMVVSGNEQF
- the cas7b gene encoding type I-B CRISPR-associated protein Cas7/Csh2, which produces MTLNKTKTLSGRREFLFLYDIKMGNPNGDPDENRPRVLPDGTYYVTDVRMKRFVRDFLKMRGFDILVDTIEGRTTNLTGRVVHYLNTTGNKKVEGKALVDILLNAFIDARLFGSSFAFKKEKDDNWDPKPEPKTMTGAVQLNMGEILHKAESVDIHGTTTFGSDELKTQGTFTVYYGLRYALIGFSGIANEHSARISRMSDEDYDLFLKALWHGVRANANTRTKVGQIPHLLISIEYKADEEFQFGRLHEYVRLIAATGKEEKVWASPEDYKVDLSKLHERIQGQQKRIERIRYAKSTDISLLEDIPVDWRLLEVEELLKDVGSV
- a CDS encoding TM1802 family CRISPR-associated protein yields the protein MLVGMRTLGLDYLVQELCNTNIPVDPENWYLSLRNNEPHKLFSLLVEDSGRIEKVYVIEKDAEDVVSVSVQDVTVSNSASGCTADKLPFIKPSGSQSAQVGPVIKRSYSKDKGAGPSEKILETTINYFKEIADSKKPWSRYFQDIIMLLEYKEIKFLDGTKVDWAENKYKNLLACVVDKIGPQSGTVFLTIKTPDGKYPGEQLVYIKYLLKEKLAGERYVTSSSPAKENQMCYLCNTSNVLVFPNGLKGAGINIKNPDRAGAFPGIDVKQAWKGYSLCGACADLLYIYKNHVLKKRGPQKDKIPYTAKIAGENALVVPIFLPGTLPETRIEVLEQVTRYIQSMGDNVTFDEDWLLDMLKEEKSILNLSILWVDIGQNIENVVGTIEHVLPSRLRELSEINTESLFWKHALFPAIQLDNSKINLTPKLSLQALKPLFKRPGGKRAKSVNASQRLFQLKRLLAENVYHGNLMEKDRFWGEFLLTARWYWLEAIEKTDGQYGLLYEGLGKKGPYLTAAGWIKYVNWWLYYFKKVGIFRMETSYFEPTMLELRPYFGPESGIDSPDKAYAFLLGVLYGKVLQVQGAKGVNVGANALTWLKRLTLKGRDLPELYNKIRDKSFAYDIEGNEKVRKLVAEIGRLGINLGDNICLDEVQTSYYLLLGQSMTETIIPSIKNK
- the cas5 gene encoding CRISPR-associated protein Cas5 encodes the protein MKNAIQFRLSGRFGHFLKAEAGTSALSYPVPTRTVLLGIVGAVLGLEKDTPQELLEPVQFAISGKSPKTHWHKAKFRKDPPTPLQHIIKRTQKQDANTKLEQATLIVQEWLINPCYNVWAILPDNYHVEFEERIKDRRWHFQPCLGVSEMLAEIEYIDTEPVQKLDPAVYAVSNVIRQKQANINFQELYDNSLTIQLLRMPRTVTPNRIFTHDNYLFEANARPIMIRTSDAYKIGKRVVMFL
- the fdhF gene encoding formate dehydrogenase subunit alpha — protein: MSEIALTINGRPVSVPKGSTILEAAGKLGLAIPTFCHDPELSRYGGCRICVVEVAGWGSLPASCVTEIRPGMEVFTDSPRVLEARRTILELLLANHPEDCMTCEKCGACALQDYAYRYGVRKGRFAGDARSLPLDDSNPFIVRDMNKCILCGKCVRVCAEVVGRSAVDFAFRGFQARVAAPLDGGLQDSDCVFCGSCLEVCPVGALGEKQMAGQGRRWDLTAVTTTCPYCGVGCQLNLQVKEGRVVGVTAARSGINGKHLCVKGRFGYRFIHHPERLTSPLIRKEGQLREAGWNEALEEIARRLKETISNHGGDSVGILASARITNEENYLLNKLARAVIGTNNIDHCARLUHAPTVAGLAAALGSGAMTNSIDEIAGADFILAIGTNTTEAHPIIAHRIRRAVQQGAQLVVLDPRKTELAELAGQHLQLHPGTDIALLNSMVQVILEEELWNREFVQARCEGLEELREGVRAYTPEYAEEVTGIPAQTIRETARGYARAEKASLLYTMGLTQHVSGTDNVLAAANLVLLCGQIGQPSTGINPLRGQNNVQGACDMGALPNVFTGYQPVTDEECRRKFSRAWGVSLDGKPGLTATEMIEAASQGKIKAMYIAGENPVLSDADANHVEKALKNLDFLVVQDLFLTETAKLADVILPAASFAEKDGTFTNTERRVQRVRKAVEPVNGAKADWEILCSLSAALGYPMNYNSPREIFEEMASLTPSYGGITHDRLEQGGIQWPCTSREHSGTPYLHKETFSRGKGKFHPVQYLPPAELPDPQYPLLLNTGRRLQHYHTGTMTLRTGLVEVCGSEKLDIHAGDAEALDLCTGDKVRVISRRGEVQMSVNISATVPQGMVFASFHFPEAAINKLTNPAHCPVSKIPEFKICAVRIEKIV